TAGGGAGCCGACCGGTAGCCCGGCGTGCAGGGCGCGACCGGGGCCATCGGGCAAGGTTCGCACCGCCCGGCGGCGTCGACAACCCCGGAGCGCCACGGTGAGGCCCGAAGGGAAGGTGGTCCTCGACGACGTCGACAAGCGCATCATCGAGCAGCTCCAACAGGACGGGCGCAGGCCCTACACGCAGATGGCGCCGGCCGTCGGCCTGTCCGAGGCGGCGGTGCGCCAACGGGTCCAGCGCCTGATCGACGCGGGTGTCGTCCAGATCGTCGGCGTGACCGACCCCCGCATGATCGGGTTCGGGCGTCAGGCGATGATCGGGCTCACGGTGGAAGGCGACACCCGGAAGGTCGCCGACACCGTGGCGGCGATGGACGAGGTCGTCTACGTGGTGCTGACGGCCGGATCACTCGACGTGCTCGTGGAGGTCGTGGTGGAGGATGACGAGCACCTTCTCGAACTGCTCAACGACAAGATCCGCGCCATCGACGGCGTGCGGGACACCGAGACCTTCATGTACCTGCGCATCCACAAGCAGACGTACGCCTGGGGCGCGCCGTGAGCACGTCGCCCGACCGCCCGCACGTCGACCGGCACCAGGGCGCCCGGCTCCAGGACGTCCGGCTCCAGGACGTCCGGCTCCAGGACGAGGCCCGGCGTCACCTCTGGATGCATTTCACGCGGCTCGGGTCCTTCGAGGACGGCGAGCTACCCGTCTTCGTGCGGGGCTCGGGTGCACGGCTCACCGACAGCACCGGCCGCTCCTTTCTCGACGGCCTGTCCAGCCTCTTCGTGGTCCAGGCCGGGCACGGCCGCGCCGAGCTGGCCGAGGCGGGTCGGCGCCAGGCCCAGGAGCTCGCCTACTACCCCATCTGGTCGGCGGCCCACCCCTCGGCCGTCGAGCTGGCGACACGCCTGGCGGCACTTGCTCCCGGCGACCTCAACCGCGTCTTCTTCACGACGGGCGGCTCCGAGGCCGTCGAGTCGGCGTGGAAGCTGGCGCGGGCGTACTTCAAAGCGATCGGGCAGCCGGCGCGTACCAAGGTGATCGCCCGTGACCAGGCGTACCACGGCACGACCATGGGCGCGCTCGCCATCACCGGCCTGCAGGCACTGCGCACCCCGTTCGAGCCCCTCGTCCCGGGCGTGGTGCACGTCACCAACACCAACCGCTTCCGCTCGGCATTCGGCCCCGACGTCACCGTCGACGACGAACGCTTCGCGGCGGCCTGCGCAGGCGCCATCGAGGACGCCATCCTCGCCGAGGGCCCCGACACCGTGGCAGCGGTCTTCCTGGAGCCATTGCAGAACACAGGGGGATGCTTCGTCCCCCCGCCCGGCTACTTCACCCTGGTACGCGACATCTGCGACCGCCACGGCGTCCTGCTGGTCAGCGACGAGGTCATCTGCGGCTTCGGCCGCCTGGGCACGTGGTTCGGCGCCGAGCGCTACGGCTACCAGCCCGACATGGTCACCTTCGCCAAGGGCGTGACGTCGGGGTATGCGCCCCTCGCCGGAGTGCTCTGCCGCGACTTCCTGGCCGCGCCGTTCCTCGAAGGAGACGCCAGCTTCGCCCACGGGATCACGTTCGGCGGGCACCCGGTCTCGTGCGCCGTGGCGCTCGCCAACATCGACGTGCTCCAGGACGAGGGGATCATCGAGCACGTCGCCACCACCGGCCCCGCCCTGGGAGCAAGGCTGCAAGGCCTGCGCGACCTGCCGATCGTGGGGGACGTGCGCGGCGACGGCTTCTTCTGGGCCGTCGAGCTGGTGAAGGACCCCGACGACCCCAGCGTACGTTTCACTCCCGAGGAACGGACCACCCTCGTGCGGGGATATGTCGCCCCCCGGCTGTTCGCCGAAGGGCTGGTGTGCCGTGCCGACGACCGTGTCGACCCCGTCGTCCAGCTCGCGCCGGTCCTGGTGTGCGGCGACAGCGAGCTCGACGAGATCGAGGCGACGCTTCGCGCCGTCCTCACCGAGGCGGGCACCACGCTGTCACGCTCGTGACGGCGGCGGTGTCGGCACGCCGCCCTACCGTGGGTCAGT
This Acidimicrobiales bacterium DNA region includes the following protein-coding sequences:
- a CDS encoding Lrp/AsnC family transcriptional regulator, whose product is MRPEGKVVLDDVDKRIIEQLQQDGRRPYTQMAPAVGLSEAAVRQRVQRLIDAGVVQIVGVTDPRMIGFGRQAMIGLTVEGDTRKVADTVAAMDEVVYVVLTAGSLDVLVEVVVEDDEHLLELLNDKIRAIDGVRDTETFMYLRIHKQTYAWGAP
- a CDS encoding aspartate aminotransferase family protein, which codes for MSTSPDRPHVDRHQGARLQDVRLQDVRLQDEARRHLWMHFTRLGSFEDGELPVFVRGSGARLTDSTGRSFLDGLSSLFVVQAGHGRAELAEAGRRQAQELAYYPIWSAAHPSAVELATRLAALAPGDLNRVFFTTGGSEAVESAWKLARAYFKAIGQPARTKVIARDQAYHGTTMGALAITGLQALRTPFEPLVPGVVHVTNTNRFRSAFGPDVTVDDERFAAACAGAIEDAILAEGPDTVAAVFLEPLQNTGGCFVPPPGYFTLVRDICDRHGVLLVSDEVICGFGRLGTWFGAERYGYQPDMVTFAKGVTSGYAPLAGVLCRDFLAAPFLEGDASFAHGITFGGHPVSCAVALANIDVLQDEGIIEHVATTGPALGARLQGLRDLPIVGDVRGDGFFWAVELVKDPDDPSVRFTPEERTTLVRGYVAPRLFAEGLVCRADDRVDPVVQLAPVLVCGDSELDEIEATLRAVLTEAGTTLSRS